In a single window of the Pandoraea pulmonicola genome:
- a CDS encoding glutathione S-transferase family protein, with amino-acid sequence MTTDRRITFYHAPNTRSSGVLVLLDELQAEHDLHLLRFASGEQRGSEYLEINPMGKVPAIRHGDAVITEQAAVYMYLAELYPEKGLAPAPGDPRRGPYLRWMVYYGSCVEPAVVDKSLGRAGAERSRSPYGDYDSVMWTLERHLSQDAGLWWLGDTFTAADALWGNAMHFLTQFKLVPETPAVKGYVERFRARDSFVRAQQRDAELAKRLAA; translated from the coding sequence ATGACGACCGATCGACGCATCACGTTCTACCACGCGCCCAACACCCGTTCGTCCGGCGTATTGGTACTGCTCGACGAACTGCAGGCCGAACACGATCTCCATCTGCTGCGCTTTGCCTCGGGCGAGCAGCGCGGCTCGGAGTATCTGGAAATCAACCCGATGGGCAAGGTGCCCGCGATCCGCCACGGCGACGCCGTGATCACCGAGCAGGCTGCCGTCTACATGTATCTGGCGGAGCTGTATCCGGAGAAGGGGCTCGCCCCGGCGCCTGGCGATCCGAGGCGGGGGCCGTATCTGCGCTGGATGGTGTACTACGGGTCGTGTGTCGAGCCCGCGGTCGTCGACAAGTCGCTCGGGCGCGCGGGCGCCGAGCGTTCCCGTTCGCCGTACGGCGACTACGATTCGGTCATGTGGACGCTGGAGCGGCATCTCTCGCAAGATGCCGGGCTGTGGTGGCTGGGCGACACGTTTACCGCCGCCGACGCGCTGTGGGGCAACGCGATGCACTTCCTCACGCAATTCAAGCTCGTGCCGGAAACGCCTGCCGTGAAGGGCTACGTCGAGCGCTTCCGCGCGCGCGATTCGTTCGTGCGCGCGCAACAGCGCGATGCGGAATTGGCCAAGCGTCTGGCAGCCTGA
- a CDS encoding flavin reductase family protein translates to MTERLPVELPKAYRLLNHGPTVLVGSAHGRRRNVMAAAWSMPLDFSPPKVAVVIDRNTLTRELVEGSGEFSLNVPARAIARETLAVGSVSGHDTDKFASGTGVQAFEASRIGAPLIGGCLAWLECRVIPEPHNQDRYDLFLGEVVAAWADPRAFRDGRWQFEPGVPRSLHYIAGGNFFETGAAFEVKS, encoded by the coding sequence ATGACCGAACGCCTGCCTGTCGAACTTCCCAAAGCCTACCGGCTGCTCAACCACGGACCAACGGTGCTCGTGGGCAGCGCCCATGGCAGACGCCGCAACGTCATGGCCGCCGCCTGGTCGATGCCCCTCGATTTCTCGCCGCCGAAGGTTGCCGTCGTCATCGATCGCAACACGCTCACGCGCGAACTCGTCGAAGGGTCGGGCGAATTCTCGCTCAATGTTCCCGCACGCGCCATCGCGCGCGAAACGCTGGCCGTCGGCTCGGTCTCCGGACACGACACCGACAAGTTCGCGTCAGGCACCGGTGTACAGGCGTTCGAGGCCTCGCGCATCGGCGCCCCGCTCATCGGAGGTTGTCTCGCGTGGCTGGAATGCCGTGTGATTCCCGAGCCGCACAACCAGGATCGCTACGATCTGTTCCTCGGCGAAGTCGTGGCCGCGTGGGCCGATCCGCGCGCGTTTCGCGACGGACGCTGGCAATTCGAGCCTGGTGTGCCGCGCAGTCTCCACTACATCGCCGGCGGCAACTTCTTCGAGACCGGTGCCGCATTCGAAGTCAAATCATGA
- a CDS encoding GGDEF domain-containing protein, which translates to MTSAPSVQMPSALPESLSSALPSSPHWTSLPRRDMTAAAATSHDTVSAPDSRGAPPDDEAARLAALRRYDILDTPPEPAFERIVRLASHVLGAPISLVSLIDESRQWFKARQGLDTVQTPRSMAFCAHAILSDEVLVVPDARADRRFADNPMVTGEPNIRFYAGAPLRTPEGHRLGTLCVIDRRPRTLDDEKRALLADLSAIAVDALELRRVNRILADMAMRDGLTGVLNRRAFLMQADRLLASSRASQRRLSVLMLDIDHFKTVNDTWGHAIGDRVLVELTLVLRATLRKGTTIGRLGGEEFAVLLPEADAHRAVQAAERVLAAIGSASVPGPNGPVRFTASIGVGSLAPDDADFSSVLQRADRALYAAKQAGRNRVAAL; encoded by the coding sequence GTGACCTCCGCACCCTCCGTGCAAATGCCGAGCGCACTTCCCGAGTCGCTGTCGTCGGCACTGCCATCGTCCCCCCACTGGACCTCGCTCCCCCGCCGCGACATGACCGCAGCCGCCGCTACATCGCACGACACCGTGTCCGCCCCCGACTCCCGCGGCGCCCCGCCCGACGATGAGGCGGCACGCCTCGCCGCGCTGCGCCGCTACGACATTCTCGACACGCCGCCCGAACCCGCCTTCGAGCGCATCGTGCGGCTCGCTTCGCATGTGCTCGGTGCGCCGATCTCGCTCGTTTCGCTGATCGACGAATCACGTCAGTGGTTCAAGGCGCGTCAGGGCCTCGACACCGTGCAGACACCGCGCTCGATGGCGTTCTGCGCCCACGCCATCCTCAGCGACGAAGTCCTCGTGGTCCCCGATGCCCGGGCCGACCGGCGCTTCGCCGACAACCCGATGGTCACCGGCGAGCCCAATATCCGCTTCTATGCCGGCGCGCCGCTGCGCACGCCCGAAGGACATCGGTTGGGCACGCTCTGCGTGATCGACCGCCGTCCGCGCACGCTCGACGACGAAAAGCGCGCGCTGCTCGCCGATCTGTCGGCAATCGCCGTCGACGCCCTCGAACTGCGCCGCGTGAACCGGATACTCGCCGACATGGCCATGCGCGACGGCCTCACCGGCGTGCTCAATCGCCGCGCGTTTCTCATGCAGGCCGACCGGCTGCTCGCCTCCTCGCGCGCATCGCAGCGGCGTCTGTCCGTGCTGATGCTCGACATCGACCACTTCAAGACCGTGAACGATACCTGGGGCCATGCCATCGGCGATCGTGTCCTCGTTGAGTTGACGCTGGTGCTGCGGGCCACGTTGCGCAAAGGCACGACCATCGGGCGTCTGGGCGGCGAGGAGTTCGCGGTGCTGCTGCCCGAGGCCGACGCCCATCGCGCCGTGCAAGCCGCGGAGCGCGTGCTCGCGGCCATCGGCAGCGCGAGCGTGCCCGGACCCAACGGGCCGGTACGCTTTACGGCGAGCATCGGCGTGGGAAGCCTCGCACCGGACGACGCCGACTTCAGCAGCGTGCTGCAACGCGCCGACCGCGCGCTGTATGCGGCCAAGCAGGCCGGCCGCAATCGCGTCGCCGCGCTGTAA
- a CDS encoding TMEM175 family protein, translating into MGKSRLEAFSDGVIAIIITIMVLEMKAPHGSELADLLPVAPTFLTYIMSYVYVGLYWNNHHHLFHVVQRVSGGVLWANLHLLFWLSLIPFVTHWLGENHFTAWPTALYGVVLFMAAVAYYILTRALLAVHGENANAKLAAALGRDVKGKLSVVVYAAAIGLAFVVPAISLALYALMAAIWLIPDRRIEHVLER; encoded by the coding sequence ATGGGCAAGAGCCGACTGGAAGCCTTCAGCGATGGCGTGATCGCCATCATCATCACGATCATGGTGCTGGAGATGAAAGCCCCGCACGGCAGCGAACTCGCCGATCTCCTGCCGGTGGCGCCGACCTTCCTCACGTACATCATGAGCTACGTCTACGTGGGGCTGTACTGGAACAACCATCACCATCTTTTTCACGTGGTGCAGCGGGTCTCGGGCGGCGTGCTCTGGGCGAACCTCCACCTGCTGTTCTGGCTCTCGCTGATTCCCTTCGTCACGCACTGGCTCGGTGAGAATCACTTCACCGCCTGGCCGACGGCGCTCTACGGCGTGGTGCTGTTCATGGCGGCCGTGGCGTACTACATCCTCACGCGCGCCCTGCTCGCCGTGCATGGCGAAAACGCCAACGCGAAACTCGCCGCCGCGCTCGGGCGCGACGTCAAGGGCAAGCTTTCCGTGGTGGTGTATGCGGCGGCGATCGGGCTGGCGTTCGTCGTGCCGGCGATTTCGCTCGCGCTGTACGCGCTCATGGCCGCGATCTGGCTGATTCCCGACCGCCGGATCGAGCACGTGCTCGAGCGCTGA
- a CDS encoding RNA-binding S4 domain-containing protein, which produces MQNVTFELNGEFIALNDLLKLSGLVDSGGAGKALVASGAVSVDGQTETRKTCKIRAGQTVTVDDVRIRVKAV; this is translated from the coding sequence ATGCAAAACGTCACATTCGAACTGAACGGCGAATTCATCGCCCTGAACGACCTGCTCAAGCTCTCCGGTCTCGTGGACTCCGGCGGTGCGGGCAAGGCCCTGGTGGCCAGCGGCGCGGTCAGCGTCGACGGCCAGACCGAGACCCGCAAGACCTGCAAGATCCGCGCGGGCCAGACCGTGACCGTCGATGACGTCCGGATTCGCGTAAAGGCCGTCTGA